One genomic window of Streptomyces sp. WP-1 includes the following:
- a CDS encoding nucleoside deaminase — protein MDFVQRTIDLARRNVAEGGRPFATVIVKDGEILAESPNRVAQTNDPTAHAEILAVREACVKLGTEHLTGTTVYVLAHPCPMCLGSLYYCSPDEVVFLTTRDAYEPHYVDDRKYFELDTFYEEFGKNWDERRLPMRYEPREDAVEVYRMWQRHNGGERRVAGAPTAG, from the coding sequence CGCCGCAATGTCGCCGAGGGCGGCCGCCCCTTCGCCACCGTCATCGTCAAGGACGGCGAGATCCTCGCCGAGAGCCCCAACCGGGTCGCGCAGACGAACGACCCGACCGCGCACGCGGAGATCCTCGCCGTCCGTGAGGCCTGCGTGAAGCTGGGCACCGAGCACCTCACCGGCACGACCGTCTACGTCCTCGCCCACCCCTGCCCGATGTGCCTGGGCTCGCTGTACTACTGCTCCCCGGACGAGGTCGTCTTCCTCACCACCCGCGACGCCTACGAGCCGCACTACGTCGACGACCGCAAGTACTTCGAACTGGACACCTTCTACGAGGAGTTCGGCAAGAACTGGGACGAGCGCCGGCTGCCGATGCGGTACGAGCCGCGCGAGGACGCGGTGGAGGTCTACCGGATGTGGCAGCGTCACAACGGCGGCGAACGCCGCGTCGCCGGCGCCCCCACCGCGGGCTGA